The Mucilaginibacter gracilis genomic interval GTGCTTTTAAAGTAAGGCCAACGCGTTATTTTTATAGGGTAAATAACTTTTTTGGCTTTCAAAGCTACTTTGCAATTATCCCGATTACTACAGATTCGGGGCGATTGGGTACCGTGGTTATCGATCTTAAATCAAAACCGCTTACAAGTACAGAGGCTTTCCCCGAATTATTGGTAGAAGGCAAGCCGCAAGATATTGATGCGTTTAAAGGATATTCGTACGCCTATTACTTTGATGGTAAGCTGCAAAACCAAACAGGTAAGTATGTTTACAGTTTAGCCAACTACGAGTTTGTGGGTAAACTGAAACAATACGTTTACCAAACCGACAAAGGCAACTCCAATTACAACCACCTGATATACCAGCCAACCGAAAGCAAACTAATAGTAGTGAGCAAAGAGGATGATAAGGTTTACACCATTGTAACGTCGTTAACCTTCTTTTTTTTAGTGTTTTTAATTTTTGTTTTTTTATTGCTTGGTGCAGAGTGGTTATGGAATAATTATCGAAAATTTGATAAGGTTAAAAGCCTGAAATGGAACTTTTGGGATAGTTTTGATAAAATATTGTATAAAACCCGCATACAGCTATCAATGGTATTTGCGGTTGTTATTACTTTGTTAATTATTGGGGTTTTAACTTTTGTATCGGTGAGTGCGCAATACCAAACCCAGCAAGACGATTTTATACACGACAAAATATCGCGCATAGCTTCGGCTTATGAAAAACTGATGTTTGATAAAAACATAGCCAATACCAATGAAGATAATCAACTAACGTTTAATTCCTTTGCCGATACCTACTCATCAGACATAACACTTTTTGATAAAGACGGCACCCCCATTTACACTACCCAACCCAAGTTATACGACGACGGGTTGATAGCACGCCGCATGAATGCTACGGCATTTATATACCTAAGTACGTTTCAAAAATCGGGGTATATTAACGAGGAAACTATTGGCTCGCTTAAATACAAGGCCGCCTACGCGCCCGTAAGAGATGCCAAAAACAACGTTACCGGCTTTTTGCAACTTCCGTATTTTTCTAACGAAACCGAATACCGGGAACGCATTGGTGCCTTTTTAAACACCATGATTAATGTATATGCACTTGTATTTGTGGCCATTGGCTTATTTGCAATTGCAGTAGCACGGCAAATTACCACACCACTTACCATTATACAACAAAGTTTAAGCAAAACCATTTACGGCCGCAAAAACGAACCCATTGAATGGCAACATAACGACGAGATTGGCTCGCTTATTAAAGAATACAACAACATGATTGCGGCACTGGAAAACAGCGCCCAAAAGCTCGCCCAGTCTGAAAGAGAAAATGCCTGGCGCGAAATGGCCAAACAGGTTGCGCACGAAATTAAAAACCCGTTAACGCCCTTAAAACTTGGCTTGCAATTGCTCGAAAAATCGTGGAAAGATAAGGACCCCAAATTTGATATTAAATTTGAAAGGTTTAGCGCATCTTTTGTTGAGCAGATAGACAGCTTATCAAAAATTGCGTCGGAGTTTTCAAACTTTGCCAAAATGCCCGAAACCCAGTTAGAGCGTTTTAACATTATAGATATTTTAGGCCAGGCTGTTACCATATTTAAGCAAACCATTAATTTCCAAATTATTTTTTACAACATGGGCGAGCCCTTTGTAATTTTGGCCGATAAAGACCAAATATTACGCAGCTTTAATAACTTGCTTAAAAACGCCATAGAAGCAGTGCCCGAAGACCGTTCGGGCGTTATCAACATATCGTACGAAGTGATTAACAAGGTAATATTTATAAAAATAAAAGATAACGGCAATGGCATACCCGAGGCCCTGCGCAAACGGATATTTGTACCCAACTTTACCACAAAAACATCGGGTACCGGTTTGGGCCTGGCACTGGTTAAAAATGCTATCGAACACGCGCGCGGCAGTATATCATTTGATACCGAAATTGGCGTAGGCACTACGTTTTACATAAGCTTCCCGGTTGCCGTTTAATGTAGTAAATGCAGCCTGTAACCACCTCCCTTAAAGCAAAAGGCCCGTTGAGTGTTTGCTCAACGGGCCTTTTGCCTTTTGCCTTTTGCCTTTTGCCTTTTGCCTTTTGCCTTTTGCCTTTTGACTTTTGACTTTTGACTTTTGACTTTTGACTTTCCGACTTTCCGACTTCTGCTTACTTCAGCGTAAAGCTCGATTTACCCATGGTGTAACCATCGGCATAAAGCAGCACGGTATAGGCTCCTTTTTGGAAAGTTCCCGGGTTTACCCAGTCAAGGCTGTAAACACTACCATCATCCTTAAAATCAATGGCGGCCTTAAAGGTATATTGAAATTCCTGACCATCAGCCTCAAATTTGCCAGAGTCTGTTTGCGTAATCAGGTTGCCGGTTGGGTCAATAATACGCACGTAAACATCATGCAGCCTTTTTTCGGCAACGGCATTGCCAGGTATGGTAAAATCAATTTTTATTTTTTTGGTAACCGCCGCACGGTTTTTTTCAACCTCTTTACCGCTCGACTTTAATTTTAGTGTTGCTATATTGATGCTGCCTGTTTTTAAAGCCGAAGCAATTTGAACCTTAGTGCCAAGGTCTGCGTTTTGCTTTTCAAGCGTAGTTGCTTTTTGTGCTACTGTAGCCAGGTTGTTTTTTAAGGTATCGCGTTCGGTAGTTAACGATTCGTTTTGCTTTTTAAGCTCATCAATATCTGCAGTGTACTTGGTTACAAAGTACCTAAGTTGTTTTACATCTTCCTGAGCTTTTTTCAAGTCTTCGGCAGTTAGCTTTCCTTTATCAAGCTGTTTGCGCAGTTCTTTAATTTTAACTTTAAGCGAGTCGTTTTTGGCCTGCAACACTGCCGACATTTGGGTTTTACCCATATTTACCTGCTCTATTTGCGTTTCAAGGCTATCCAGCTCGGTTTGTAAACGGGTTTTCTCGTCGTTTTGGTAAACTATAACATTATCAGTTTTACTTTTCGTTACCAACAGGTAAATGTCGCTACCCACTAAAGCTAAAATAACTACTATTAAAAAGTAAATTACATTTGAGTTTTTTTTGGGGGCTCTGTCTTGTTGATCTTCCATGTTTTCTATCATGTTAATTACTATTAGGCAAAAAAGTGTTTAAATTAAAGGTGTACTCATGCTGCGCTACTCACACAACAATGGCTCTAAGATATTATTTTTAAAGGTTATTTTTCAAATTTAAACTCTTATGCTTTCAATTTTGTGCATTTACGTACCGGTTTAAACAACAGTAACCGTTAACCAATTACAAATAATTGTTGGTTTTGTTTTAACGTATTACCAGGTTTTAAGCAACGGTTTGTTAAACCCTGTTTTATTATTGTTTCCACGGGTTAAAACAATAACATAATAAACTGCATTACTTTCAGTTTAATATCTTTGCTTCTCAAAAAATTTATTTGCTAATGGGTTTGTATAAAAAAGCGTTATTTATTTTTTCTGTTTTACCGCTATATGTTTTGAATATAAACGCACAGACTAAAACTGAGCCAAAACCCCAACCTAAACGCGAGTTTCGCGGCGTGTGGGTGGCTACAGTTAGTAATATTGACTGGCCTTCAAGCAGCCATTCGTCATCATCAACCCAAATTAAGGAGCTTACCGATATTTTAGATTCGCACCAAAAAACGGGCATTAATGCCATTATGTTTCAGGTGCGGCCCGCTGCCGATGCCCTTTATGCCAAAAGCCACGAGCCATGGTCGCAGTGGTTAACCGGTGTACAAGGCCGTGCGCCAAACCCTTTATACGACCCTTTAGAAATTGCTATAAACGAAGCCCATAAACGCGGCATGGAACTGCATGCATGGCTAAACCCCTACCGGGCCACGTTTTCGGCGGGGAGCAGTGTGGCGGCTAACAGCATTATTAACCAAAAGCCCGAGTGGTTTTTTACCTACGGTGGCCAAAAAATATTTAATCCGGGTTTGCCCGAGGTACGCGCCTACATCCTCAAAATAGTTTTGGATGTGGTTGATAATTACGATGTAGACGGTATACACATGGACGACTATTTTTATCCGTACCCAATTCACGGGCAAAAAATTAACGATTCGGCAGCTTATAAAGAATATGGTAAAGCCTTTGATAGTGTTGACGACTGGCGCCGTAACAATGTAGACCTGATGATTAAAATGCTTAGCGACAGCATTCATAAACATAAGCCGTATTTAAAATTCGGTATAAGCCCAATCGGAATCTGGAAAAACCGTAGCCAAGATCCACGCGGATCGGAAACTAACGGTATATCAACCTATACCGAACTTTATGCCGATACCCGTAAATGGATTATGTCGGGCTGGGTTGACTATATAAACCCGCAAGTGTACTGGAGTTTAGGTTACCGCCTGGCTGCTTTTGAAAAAGTGATTGACTGGTGGAGCGATAATACTTACAACAGGCACCTTTATATTGGCCAGGCCCCATACCGTATTATTGAAAACGTTAGCCCCGCCTTTAGGTTGAGCACCCAACTTCCGGACCAGTTAAAGTATATCCGTAAAAACGCACGGGTACAGGGTAGCATATATTTCAGCTCAAAATCGGTAACTAAAAACCCGCTTGGTTTTGCCGATTCGTTGAGGCAAAATTATTATCGTTATCCGGCAATGCCGCCAACCATGCTTTGGCTTGATTCGGTAGCCCCAAATGCCCCGCGTAACCTACTGGTAAAACTTAAACCAAAAGCGGCGGTATTAAGCTGGGAAGCACCGTTACCTGCTAAAGATAAAGAACCTGTTTACGGCTACGTTATATACCGTTTTTACCAGGGCGAAAAAGCAAATATTGAAGACCCC includes:
- a CDS encoding sensor histidine kinase, with the protein product MNTAAKIRWLLALICLSLFLTAIIAKQSYSPRNNLDSSAKTLETNLRQKETFARDFIDNKTNFIKLKSVANSEQYALDLTNLVKNEHLYLCTYSNNQLSYWNGVSALPDNIAQYKDGTSFIKTTNGYYELIKKSDGNFCVAIFVLVKNNYHYQNQYLQNNFATQLLRDNNIAIADFADPNVYNIRSVKNEYLFSVKLIADNLNPLFALMQIMLWISGLLLLCALINNLANIVASKGHVFIAYLIIAALIIAVRFVNLYYHWPNIYQGISLFEPSYYAANTIFPSLGDFVINVILITWLGLFIYNTRNKIIKSPIKRTALSYGILVACVLFLIGLSRVLLGLFAGLVFNSHINFDVNNVLNLTSFSVVGVVLLCFGLFIFILFSETCLAVALKLNVTNRNKLIVLVGLTLLTTIAEAIRHHDISGFYLLWSLVVIIRGYATVYDKGKFNALTYIGIIILCSIISSIKLYTFQAVKEKQTRRLLIQELESAEDPGAENMFNQIEYDISHSNFVVSYFNNTGRNHNFLKSKFQKLFFTGYLSKYDFKTYEYDTNNKPLPGSGEYELDNYKDMVAYSAFKVRPTRYFYRVNNFFGFQSYFAIIPITTDSGRLGTVVIDLKSKPLTSTEAFPELLVEGKPQDIDAFKGYSYAYYFDGKLQNQTGKYVYSLANYEFVGKLKQYVYQTDKGNSNYNHLIYQPTESKLIVVSKEDDKVYTIVTSLTFFFLVFLIFVFLLLGAEWLWNNYRKFDKVKSLKWNFWDSFDKILYKTRIQLSMVFAVVITLLIIGVLTFVSVSAQYQTQQDDFIHDKISRIASAYEKLMFDKNIANTNEDNQLTFNSFADTYSSDITLFDKDGTPIYTTQPKLYDDGLIARRMNATAFIYLSTFQKSGYINEETIGSLKYKAAYAPVRDAKNNVTGFLQLPYFSNETEYRERIGAFLNTMINVYALVFVAIGLFAIAVARQITTPLTIIQQSLSKTIYGRKNEPIEWQHNDEIGSLIKEYNNMIAALENSAQKLAQSERENAWREMAKQVAHEIKNPLTPLKLGLQLLEKSWKDKDPKFDIKFERFSASFVEQIDSLSKIASEFSNFAKMPETQLERFNIIDILGQAVTIFKQTINFQIIFYNMGEPFVILADKDQILRSFNNLLKNAIEAVPEDRSGVINISYEVINKVIFIKIKDNGNGIPEALRKRIFVPNFTTKTSGTGLGLALVKNAIEHARGSISFDTEIGVGTTFYISFPVAV
- a CDS encoding glycoside hydrolase family 10 protein, with translation MNINAQTKTEPKPQPKREFRGVWVATVSNIDWPSSSHSSSSTQIKELTDILDSHQKTGINAIMFQVRPAADALYAKSHEPWSQWLTGVQGRAPNPLYDPLEIAINEAHKRGMELHAWLNPYRATFSAGSSVAANSIINQKPEWFFTYGGQKIFNPGLPEVRAYILKIVLDVVDNYDVDGIHMDDYFYPYPIHGQKINDSAAYKEYGKAFDSVDDWRRNNVDLMIKMLSDSIHKHKPYLKFGISPIGIWKNRSQDPRGSETNGISTYTELYADTRKWIMSGWVDYINPQVYWSLGYRLAAFEKVIDWWSDNTYNRHLYIGQAPYRIIENVSPAFRLSTQLPDQLKYIRKNARVQGSIYFSSKSVTKNPLGFADSLRQNYYRYPAMPPTMLWLDSVAPNAPRNLLVKLKPKAAVLSWEAPLPAKDKEPVYGYVIYRFYQGEKANIEDPQYILQIKYNTETAFVDATIEPGKTYQYVVTAIDRLKNESYPSAVVNTGEK